In the genome of Microplitis demolitor isolate Queensland-Clemson2020A chromosome 5, iyMicDemo2.1a, whole genome shotgun sequence, the window TAGAGGAGGTGCAATGGTTACGTAAATGATTTATCATTGAGTCGTTGTTGAGGAACCATTTTTTGCAAAGTGTGCATTGaactttgtaaaattttgGCGTTTGTGATCGAACTAGTGGATCATCCTCATGCTTAGCCTttgaattgtttaatttttccgAATCTTGTTTTTCAAGATTCTCGTCCAAGTGCATAAAATGTGGGCGAATCAACGTGCGATCGTATAGAGAATTTGAATTCGCTGTTGTTATTTGTGCGACCCAATTgtgattttgattttctaaaTCGACTTTTACctaaaaatgtttcaaaattcattattttaaattatcttaattgttaattttttttttttttttttttttttttgtactgtGTTTCATCACCATTTCATCAGTAAAATCAACGACTTCTTGACTCTCTATCGGTAGAAATACTTTATCAAACGGTCCAGTACATATTTCATCCATATAATGGGATGTAAAACGATCAATCGGTTCTTCCTTTAGTACTACATTAACTATATTTTCATccttaaatcatttttatttattttatttattattattagtccacaattacaaaataaaaaaataaaaaaaatatatacgtatatatatttaccataACTTGAGAACTcgacatattatttattaatagttagaatatttttatggtCCGTAAtctgcaattaataataaaaaataaaacgattatcaaagtgatttaaaaaaaattatcaccgCCGTTTTCTAACCtaaaaacgaataaattataaattatttataactaataaattaaataaaatttataatttaataggTTAAAATAtctgaagataaaaaaattgtcgaaaatttattattattgttattgattaAACAATTGTTAATTACTTACATTGCAgttattgttgataaatttataaaaaaatatatgagatttaaaataaataaataaatttttttctattcactaTTTAGGTACCTAATTACTTGtcatttgtcattttttattttttttttataattattattaataaaaaaaaataatgaaaataatgacatTTATCAACTTATGGTCagaaaagtttttgaattatcattACCAAcctttaaaagaaaaaaagtattatcaATACAAGAGATGGTAGtacttatttacttaataatgacaataagcattaaaaaattgtctataGCAGCCTATagttataacttataaattgtAACATTAAGTCTaattgtggaaaaaaaaaattttttagtttaaatttctaattataatgatgaaataagtatattgttaattaattttacaaaactatTAAgaatattacttatttatttatttgaattatgacAAATATTATGGCAAgtgttgatttaaaaaattggccAATACTTAGTCTACTGAATCGTGAATTTATAAGTGAAATCCATACGATACTTGTTTTTggtaataatactttttaataaattttttttaggttaattattaaaaattttttttttatttatttttttcaaggatTACTTGGCAATGAAGTACTGATAGTAGCAAAAGACGGGAAAGTGTATGCACTAGGAAGCAATACATCTGGTTGTTTGGGCACTGGTGATACTCACAGCACTTTGTATCCTGTTAAAATAGAAGCTTTGACTCAGAAAGGTGTTAAAACATTTGCATTTGGAGTTGGTCCTCATGTACTGGCGTTAACTAACAAAGGAGAAGTTTACTCTTGGGGTCACAATGGTTACTGCGAATTAGGAAATGGATCATCAAATCAAAATCCCTTACCCAGTAAAGTTGCTTCTACttttgaagaaaaacaaattattgcAATTGCCTGTGGTAGCCATCATTCCCTAGCACTTACTGAAGATGGAgaagtaatattattattatcatctatatctatatttaaattaataatataaataattttaggttTATGGATGGGGACAAAATACATGTGGACAAGTTGGCAGTGGTATAAGTACTAATCAAAATACACCACGTAAAATAAATTCGGGATTAGCTGGTAAAAAGATAATACAAATAGCATGTGGACAAACTTCAAGTGTTGCCGTTACTCATAACGGTGAAGTTTATGCATGGGGTAATAATAGTGTTGGTCAATTGGGAGTTGGTACTTATATCAATCAATTAAGTCCACAAAAAGTTACTGGATTAACTGGAATTGTCATTGGTAATTatccttattatttattagattcaataataataataataataataataataataataataataataataataataataatatatacattattttaattattaaatagctAAAGTTGTTTGTGGATATTCACATACAATGGGATTGAGTGACGAAGGTGATATTTATGTATGGGGAGGCAATGGATATGGACAATTGGGTTTAGGAACTAAATCAAATGCATGTCAACCtgtaaaagtatatatatatatatatatttttttttttttttaataagttaatttaataataatataaataataatgatttaaaaaatagttaacaaTAGGAGATATGGGCAGAGTAAGTGATATTGCTGCAATACACTGCAATCACATAAGTGCAGCATTAGCTGAGGGTGGAAAAATTTACATGTGGGGCCAATGTCGAGGACAAACAGTAACAACTCCAACAGTAACTCCATTATTGCACTTACATGATGTACTTGCTTGTTACTCAACACCAAGTGTTATGCATGAACCACTTGTACTGTACGCTGAAGATGAAACAAGCATTTTAGATTGTTTGAAACAAGCCTTCGATGATTCtgttagtattattattgtttttattattaattgtctcattattattgatttattaaattctttaatttagACTCATAGTGATTTAACGATACAAGTACAAGGTAAACCTATTTATGTACATAAAGCTGTGTTGAAAATACGCTGTCAGTATTTTCGATCAATGTTTCAAGAGCATTGGACTGAAAATAATCAATCGTAAGTCtcgatttatttgtttatttatttatttatttattaataattataattgtatattttatttatagtgtTATTGTCCACGACGAATTTTCTTATGATGTTTACAAATCATTTCTCAAATATTTGTATACTGATGAAGTTGATTTGCCACCAGAAAATGCATTAggtaacttatatatatatatatttattattattaatgaaattaattttttaattattttttttttagaacttaTGTACCTTGCAAATGCATATTTTGAAACACAATTGAAAGGAAAATGTGTACAAATGATAAAACGTggtattactattaataatgttgcttttttatataaaactgcTATTGAGTATAGCTCAAAAGTAAGTcaacaatcaattaatttattattattagttattggtgtaaaaaacaaaaaaaaatcaataaataaatattataagctaaaaaaaaaattaacttcgcATCTGatgcttttacttttttttttttttttgtgttgaaaatgatattaataagggtttttttttatgtgtttcGATAGGAATTAGAAGacttttgtttcaaatttgCATTAAAT includes:
- the LOC103575265 gene encoding RCC1 and BTB domain-containing protein 1 → MTNIMASVDLKNWPILSLLNREFISEIHTILVFGLLGNEVLIVAKDGKVYALGSNTSGCLGTGDTHSTLYPVKIEALTQKGVKTFAFGVGPHVLALTNKGEVYSWGHNGYCELGNGSSNQNPLPSKVASTFEEKQIIAIACGSHHSLALTEDGEVYGWGQNTCGQVGSGISTNQNTPRKINSGLAGKKIIQIACGQTSSVAVTHNGEVYAWGNNSVGQLGVGTYINQLSPQKVTGLTGIVIAKVVCGYSHTMGLSDEGDIYVWGGNGYGQLGLGTKSNACQPVKLTIGDMGRVSDIAAIHCNHISAALAEGGKIYMWGQCRGQTVTTPTVTPLLHLHDVLACYSTPSVMHEPLVLYAEDETSILDCLKQAFDDSTHSDLTIQVQGKPIYVHKAVLKIRCQYFRSMFQEHWTENNQSVIVHDEFSYDVYKSFLKYLYTDEVDLPPENALELMYLANAYFETQLKGKCVQMIKRGITINNVAFLYKTAIEYSSKELEDFCFKFALNHMTAVIQTSHFSKLDEATLKTFITKAAHAGAFKT